From the Planktothricoides raciborskii GIHE-MW2 genome, the window AACAAGAAATATTAAATTACCAGTAAAAATAATGAATTTCTTCAGCAAAAAAATTATCCCCGGTCTGAGATTCTGAGAGAATGATCGGGGGCACTTGCCCTGGACTTGAAAATCAAGACTCCCGTGCGCTTCGTTTATTGGGGAGGCAGGGGGCTACTTTTCTGATTAGATTTATTATGGAATTTGGAGGCAACACATCAATGCCGGAAAATTTGAGAAGCCAAGTTGTAACCCAAGGAACTCAGCGATCGCCTAACCGGGCTATGTTAAGGGCTGTAGGGTTTGGGGACGATGACTTTACCAAACCGATCGTGGGGGTTGCCAATGGGTACAGCACCATCACCCCTTGCAATATGGGTTTGGATGATTTAGCAAAACAAGCCCAAGCTGCGATCCGGGATGCCGGGGGAATGCCCCAGGTATTCGGCACCATTACCATTAGTGATGGGATTTCTATGGGCACCGAAGGGATGAAATATTCCCTAGTTTCACGGGACGTGATCGCCGATTCCATTGAAACGGTGTGTAATGGTCAAAGTATGGATGGGGTGCTGGCGATTGGGGGCTGCGATAAGAATATGCCCGGGGCGATGATTGCGATCGCCCGGATGAATATCCCCGCCATCTTTGTCTATGGGGGCACGATTAAACCGGGCAACTATGAAGGACGCGACCTGACCGTAGTCAGTGCTTTTGAAGCGGTGGGACAATATAGCGCGGGCAAGATTTCTGAGGCAGAATTATTAGGTGTGGAACGCAATGCTTGCCCAGGGGCGGGTTCTTGCGGCGGGATGTACACCGCTAATACCATGTCCTCGGTGTTTGAAGCGATGGGCATGAGTTTGATGTACTCCTCGACAATGGCTGCGGAAGATCGAGAAAAAGCGGATAGTACCGCTGATTCCGCCAAAGTTTTAGTCAATGCCATTCGCAATCAAATTCTACCCCGGCAAATTCTGACTCGGAAAGCCTTTGAAAATGCAATTTCCGTAGTCATGGCCGTAGGTGGTTCCACCAATGCGGTCTTACATTTACTGGCGATCGCCCATGCCGCAGGGGTCAAGTTAACCCTAGATGACTTTACGACCATTCGCGATCGGGTTCCCGTCCTCTGTGACCTGAAACCCAGCGGTCAATACGTCATCACCCAATTTCACCAAGCCGGTGGGGTGCCGCAAGTGATGAAAATGCTGCTGGAACATGGTTTGCTCCACGGCGACTGTCTGACGATTACGGGGAAAACCATCGCCGAACAACTAGCGGATATTCCCTCCGAACCCCCCGCCAATCAAAGCGTCATCCGTCCCTGGGATCAACCCATGTATGCTCAAGGACATTTAGTCGTCCTCAAAGGCAATCTGGCGACTGAAGGGGCAGTGGCGAAAATCAGCGGCGTGAAAAACCCCAAAATTACCGGCCCAGCCCGAGTTTTTGAATCCGAAGAAGAATGCCTCCAAGCCATTCTCGACGGTAAAATTAAAGCCGGTGATGTGGTGGTCGTGCGCTATGAAGGCCCCAAAGGTGGCCCAGGGATGCGGGAAATGTTAGCCCCCACCTCAGCCATTATTGGTGCAGGTTTAGGAGATAGCGTCGGTTTAATCACTGACGGGCGCTTTTCTGGGGGGACTTATGGCCTCGTGGTGGGTCATGTGGCTCCAGAAGCAGCGGTGGGTGGCGCGATCGCCTTGGTCAAAGAAGGGGACACCATCACCATTGACGCTACCACTCGTCAGCTAACTTTAGAAATTTCCGATCGAGAATTAGCCGAGCGTCGAGCCAACTGGCAACCGCCCAAACCCCGTTATACCGCTGGGGTAATGGCCAAATATGCCAAGTTAGTCGCTTCTAGCAGTGTCGGGGCTGTCACCGATTTGAACTTGTAATCAAAAATCAGAAAAACCGGGTTTTTGAGTATATAAATAGTAGGGTGGGCAAATCTTGCCCACCCTACTATATCTGTCACTGGGGTTTTGCTTTGCTTTCACATTACGGTAATTCCGCAAAAATCCGAAATCAAATCCTAAATATATCAAATCCTAAATATAGAAGATTGGCAGAAGATTGGCAGAAGATTGGCGCGTTAGGGTATGGTTAACACACCCTGATTATTCCTGAGCAGATAGATGAACAATCTTGGCTTTGGCGATCGCCTCATCCAAATTCACCGCATCGGATCTCATCAACGACATCCACTGACTTTGCAAAACCTGATTATTCGGCTCATACTCCATCAGACTGAGCAAACTACTAACCGTATCAAGCCAAATCCCAGACTCAGCATAAAGCATTGCCTGCTGCCACAAAGATTGTTCCGGGGATAACCCTTGATTCTTTTGCGCCGCTTGAGCAAGCTGGGAAGGAACTTCAACGCGGGTGATAAAACCTTGATCGTAATTAATCCCACCACTATCTCCAGGAGAACAAATCAAGGTCGCATAGTAGGTGTAAGTCTTACCAACCTCCAACTCTGGCAAACTTTCCGGTATTTTGATCGTGACTAAGCCACCTGTTGCCGTGAGATGCTTCGGCAGAGCAAACGTCGTCTCATAAATTTCCTGCACTTCGTCAGGACCACTGTCATCCTGAAGAATAAACTGGACTTCACCGGCAGAAGTTGGCGGCACATAAAGCAAAAGCGTAGGGTGACCAGACACCGTTAAACCTTGATTGGAAGCCGGTAACAGTGCCGTAAGCGTCTGTCCAGGAAACTCAGCATTTCTATCTTGGGGGCAAACAGCAGGTCCTCTTGTCGAACCCCCAACACTTTGCTGCGGCGCCCCTTGATCCGCTGGCGGTTGGAAATTAATCTGTTCGGCAAACCTAGTTGCGCCTCCCGTTGAACTATGGGGCAAGCCATTGTCTTCTGTCTCAAACTTAAGCTTACCTATGCCATCAGGGGTTTTTGCTTGGATCGTATTTAGCGCAGACAAACCCCCAAAAACTTCCCTGGGTTCAGCACTGGCGATTCTCGGAACCATTACCAACCCGAACGACAATGAGAGGAAAACCACTGGTAGAGAAGATGAGTATTTTTTGTGATATCCCATTGAAATGACTCCTGTTGCTGGACGAAAAACTACAATCAAACTAAAATTTTTAAGCTTTAACTTAAGTTTATAAATGGTTGGTTCTTTAGCGAGTTTAATTCTATTATAATTTGCGATCGCGGAATAATGTACAGAGCATTTATATGAAGATTGTGTAAAGACGGGCAAAAGTCCTGTAAATTCATAGATTACAGGACTTTTGCTTTGGGTCGGATTAATCAGTTTTCCAGACTAACTTGAGTGATTTTACGGAGAATCTCCAAAACAACTCATCCCTTTGTCTAAGTTTGCGTATTTTTGCGTATTTTTGCGGTTTTTTTTCTGTTAAATCCTTTTTGTTGTCATCAAATACTTAGATAGATTAAAGCCAGTTTAGTCAGAAGTTTTCAGCTAATTAAGCCAGAGAAACAATGCTGGAGGACTAATGCTGGACTGCTGGACGAATATTGATTGCTCCTCATAGCTAATTCTGCTACTTTCCTAAGACTACCCTAGACCTGGATTATTTATGAAGACTTTGATCTACAACAATTTTTTGTTTAAAATCGGGTTTTTTGAGCAAATTAACTGCCGATTCTACATTCAAAGGCTTAGAAAAAAAGTACCCTTGAATATACTCACAGCTAAGTTCTTGCAAAATGAGAAACTGTTCTAATGTCTCCACCCCTTCTGCGATCGCATCCATTTCTAGACTATGTGCCAGCAGGAGAATCGTCCGAGCAATCTCTAACTTATCGCGATCGCTTTCCACCCCATTCACAAAAGATCGATCGACCTTCAAAGTATCAACTGGGAACCGATGTAAATAACTCAAAGAAGAATATCCCGTGCCAAAATCATCAATACTTAAAGTAATCCCTAAATTTTTAATTTGTTGTAACATTTTAATCGCCATTTCTGCATTATCCATCACCACTCCTTCGGTAATTTCCAACTTCAAAGTAGAAGGATTTAAACCAGTTTCTTGTAAAATATCCGCAATTTTTTCCACTAAATCGGACTGGAGAAACTGCTTGCCAGAAAGGTTGACACTGACCTTTAAACCCGCTTGGTCGGGGAATTGTTGATGCCACGAGTGTAACTGGCGACAGGCGGTGCGTAAAATCCACCAACCCAACGGCACAATTAATCCGGTTTCCTCTGCCAAAGGAATAAATTGACCGGGAGAAACAAAACCCCGTTCTGGATGATTCCAGCGCACCAAGGCTTCAAACCCCGCCAACTCGGTGGTATTGGTCAATACAATTGGTTGATAATACAGTTCAAATTCTTCGCGATCGATTCCCTGACGGATATCCTCTTCCAGCTTAAGCTGGAACATCACATCCGCTTGCATACTGCTATCAAAAATCTCATAGTTGGCTTTGCCACGAGCTTTGGCTCGATACATGGCCACATCCGCAGCAGCCAGCCAATCCTCTGGCTGCTGATAATTCATCGTACTCAGGACAACGCCAATACTGGTACTGGTAAAGACTTCATGGCCATTGATATAAAATGGCAACTTGAGTTGCTGATGAATCCGTTCCGCCACCTGACTGGCGGTTTGGATTTGGTGAATATCTTCTAGGAGAATGATAAATTCATCGCCGCCTAAGCGAGCCACGGTGTCTCTAGGTTTGACACATTCTCCCAGTCGGCAAGCGGTGGCAATTAATAAGTCATCACCTGTTCTATGTCCCAAGGCATCGTTAATCAGTTTGAAGCGATCTAAGTCTAAAAATAGGATGGCGAATAAATAATCTGGGTTTTCTTGGCGATATTCAATGGCACTTTGCAGCCGAGAAATCAGACAACGACGATTTGGCAAGCCCGTGAGTCCGTCATGCAAGGCATTGAAGCGTAATTGCGCCTGCGATCGCTCCCGTTCGGTATAGCCAATATAGCCAACAATAATCACAGACGAGCCAAAAAAGCCCACCAAGGCGGGGACTACGGGAATCCACCAATTACCTAAGAAGGCGACAAAAGAGCCGAATCCGAGACTGGCGCCAACTAGGAAAATACTGACTACTTCCCATTTGCGGCCTAACAAACTCCAGGTTAACGTAGCACCAACGACTGACCAGAAAGAAATCCAGATCCATTCCACAGGTTCAGACCACACCCGGATTAAGCCGCGTCCATCTAGGGCGGCACTGAGAATTTGACTCACTAATTGAGCGTGGATGATCACCCCTGGAGTTCGCGCACTGCCCTTTTGTCCGTCAAAAGAAGTTAAAAAGCTGTCTTTCAGGCTGTCGGCAGTGGAACCAATTAAGACGATGCGATCGCGCAAAGCATCCGGTTCAATTTTGTCGGTCAAAACATCTCTCAGGGACACCGTATAGAAAACGTCGCAATTTAACTCTTGGATCGGACAAGACTTGCGAAAATTGTGCATAATCTGGTAGCCGCCGTTATCAGCGCGGACATACCCACCATCATTTTTTTGCAGTCGGAAAAATAAACTCTTGCCCAGAACATTCGCCTCTTTTTTTGCAGGGTGAGGCTGTAATCTGATTCCTTGTTCTTCCAGATACATGATGGCCAAACGGCTGGACAAAGCATAAATCGTCGGTTCACCGGGCGGCGTCACCGCAAGTAAGGCGCGACGAATTTTGCCATCTTTGTCACTGACCATATCCACCGCTGCCACTTGACCCAACTCACCCAACACTGCTGGCGGCGCCACGGGACCGCCATAAGCGTCTCCGAGAATTTTCTTCACGCCAATCAAATTCGGCGTAGATTTATATACTTTTACTAATTCTTCATAGCCCGGTTCTACCGGCAAATTCCGATAAATATCCATGCCAATGGATTTCGGTTGTTGCTGTTTAATTTTTTTTAACAACTCTGCTAAAACCCGGTCGGGAATCGGCCAAGTTCCCACATAGCTGATATCTGGCTCATCAATTTCTACGATCGCAATTCGTTCATCCTGGGGTTCCGAAGGACGCCAGCGAAAAAATAAATCTAGCGTTCGCAATTCCCATCCTTGGAGCAATCCGGTCATCCGTAATGCTAAAGTCAATCCTGCCACCGTGGGAGCAGTTACAATCACTCCTCGCCATTCCCACAGTAGCTTTTGGAGTTTTTTCCAGGTCTTAGAACCCATGAACAAACAAAAAATGAAAATTTTTTCTATTCTATCTACTTTTAATTTTCTCCGTGTTGTTCCTGAATCCGCCAACGGATTTCTAGGAATTGATCTAACTGTACTGTTTCGGAACTTAAAAGTTGTTGCCACGCATTCGTCGCCACTGTTGAATTTTCAGACTGAGAGATAAATTCAGCTAATGTTGATATGGTATCGTACCAAATGCCATTCTGGGCATAGAGTGACGCTTGTTCTGCGATCGCGGCATTTTGGAGTTGCTGACTCAGGGACGCAGGCAGATCAATCCGCTGAATCCAAGCATCTGCTACTTGATCTCGGAGTCGGTCATCGGCATTGCAAATCATGGCGATCGACCATTGATACCTCCGACCAACTTCTAAAGCCGGTGCCGTAATTGGCAATTGGATCCCCTGAATCCCAGGGGTTTCGCCGAGATCAAAAATAGTTTGGTAAATCCCATTTCCCTGTTCATCCCTGAGACTCAACTCCGCCTGTGTTGCCACGGTTTTGGGAAAATAAACAAAAAACATGGGTCTTTCGGCTACAGTTAAAGCCACCGTATTGGCCGGAACCAGTAAAGTTAGGGCCTTGTAGTCT encodes:
- a CDS encoding EAL domain-containing protein translates to MGSKTWKKLQKLLWEWRGVIVTAPTVAGLTLALRMTGLLQGWELRTLDLFFRWRPSEPQDERIAIVEIDEPDISYVGTWPIPDRVLAELLKKIKQQQPKSIGMDIYRNLPVEPGYEELVKVYKSTPNLIGVKKILGDAYGGPVAPPAVLGELGQVAAVDMVSDKDGKIRRALLAVTPPGEPTIYALSSRLAIMYLEEQGIRLQPHPAKKEANVLGKSLFFRLQKNDGGYVRADNGGYQIMHNFRKSCPIQELNCDVFYTVSLRDVLTDKIEPDALRDRIVLIGSTADSLKDSFLTSFDGQKGSARTPGVIIHAQLVSQILSAALDGRGLIRVWSEPVEWIWISFWSVVGATLTWSLLGRKWEVVSIFLVGASLGFGSFVAFLGNWWIPVVPALVGFFGSSVIIVGYIGYTERERSQAQLRFNALHDGLTGLPNRRCLISRLQSAIEYRQENPDYLFAILFLDLDRFKLINDALGHRTGDDLLIATACRLGECVKPRDTVARLGGDEFIILLEDIHQIQTASQVAERIHQQLKLPFYINGHEVFTSTSIGVVLSTMNYQQPEDWLAAADVAMYRAKARGKANYEIFDSSMQADVMFQLKLEEDIRQGIDREEFELYYQPIVLTNTTELAGFEALVRWNHPERGFVSPGQFIPLAEETGLIVPLGWWILRTACRQLHSWHQQFPDQAGLKVSVNLSGKQFLQSDLVEKIADILQETGLNPSTLKLEITEGVVMDNAEMAIKMLQQIKNLGITLSIDDFGTGYSSLSYLHRFPVDTLKVDRSFVNGVESDRDKLEIARTILLLAHSLEMDAIAEGVETLEQFLILQELSCEYIQGYFFSKPLNVESAVNLLKKPDFKQKIVVDQSLHK
- a CDS encoding DUF928 domain-containing protein translates to MVPRIASAEPREVFGGLSALNTIQAKTPDGIGKLKFETEDNGLPHSSTGGATRFAEQINFQPPADQGAPQQSVGGSTRGPAVCPQDRNAEFPGQTLTALLPASNQGLTVSGHPTLLLYVPPTSAGEVQFILQDDSGPDEVQEIYETTFALPKHLTATGGLVTIKIPESLPELEVGKTYTYYATLICSPGDSGGINYDQGFITRVEVPSQLAQAAQKNQGLSPEQSLWQQAMLYAESGIWLDTVSSLLSLMEYEPNNQVLQSQWMSLMRSDAVNLDEAIAKAKIVHLSAQE
- the ilvD gene encoding dihydroxy-acid dehydratase, which gives rise to MPENLRSQVVTQGTQRSPNRAMLRAVGFGDDDFTKPIVGVANGYSTITPCNMGLDDLAKQAQAAIRDAGGMPQVFGTITISDGISMGTEGMKYSLVSRDVIADSIETVCNGQSMDGVLAIGGCDKNMPGAMIAIARMNIPAIFVYGGTIKPGNYEGRDLTVVSAFEAVGQYSAGKISEAELLGVERNACPGAGSCGGMYTANTMSSVFEAMGMSLMYSSTMAAEDREKADSTADSAKVLVNAIRNQILPRQILTRKAFENAISVVMAVGGSTNAVLHLLAIAHAAGVKLTLDDFTTIRDRVPVLCDLKPSGQYVITQFHQAGGVPQVMKMLLEHGLLHGDCLTITGKTIAEQLADIPSEPPANQSVIRPWDQPMYAQGHLVVLKGNLATEGAVAKISGVKNPKITGPARVFESEEECLQAILDGKIKAGDVVVVRYEGPKGGPGMREMLAPTSAIIGAGLGDSVGLITDGRFSGGTYGLVVGHVAPEAAVGGAIALVKEGDTITIDATTRQLTLEISDRELAERRANWQPPKPRYTAGVMAKYAKLVASSSVGAVTDLNL
- a CDS encoding DUF928 domain-containing protein; the protein is MMGIKRLIFYLSTLSIALSFGLITLSAMPTQAQVRLEKNMTVSSDVELPLRIQINFETKEPDEGEPEQTVGAGSRNAEKCTDPQDYKALTLLVPANTVALTVAERPMFFVYFPKTVATQAELSLRDEQGNGIYQTIFDLGETPGIQGIQLPITAPALEVGRRYQWSIAMICNADDRLRDQVADAWIQRIDLPASLSQQLQNAAIAEQASLYAQNGIWYDTISTLAEFISQSENSTVATNAWQQLLSSETVQLDQFLEIRWRIQEQHGEN